A genome region from Baekduia alba includes the following:
- a CDS encoding acyl-CoA dehydrogenase family protein produces the protein MASTVETPQSTETPAEPTFTLALTQDQKDMREWVHGFAEGVVRPAAHEWDEREETPWPIIQEAAKIGLYGFESLQQFAADPSGLTMPIVQEELFWGDAGIGMAIMGTGLAAAAIAGQGTWEQVMEWIPQCYGTEDDVKVAAFCASEPNAGSDVSNIRTTAKYDEASDTWVLNGQKAWATNGGIADVHVVIAQTDRELGSRGHAAFIVPIATEGIEQGAKVKKHGLRASHTADVHLDDCRIPGRNLLGGKEKLDERLARVREGKKGKTQAAMQTFEATRPVVGSQALGIARAAYEYALDYAKEREQFGKKIIENQSIAFALANIKMELDAARLLVWRASWMARNGIPFENAEGSMSKLKAGEVAVWATERAIQIMGGNGYTREYPVERWHRDSKIYTIFEGTSEMQQLVIARAISGMRIA, from the coding sequence ATGGCCAGCACCGTCGAGACTCCCCAGAGCACCGAGACCCCCGCCGAGCCGACCTTCACGCTCGCGCTGACGCAGGATCAGAAGGACATGCGCGAATGGGTCCACGGCTTCGCCGAGGGCGTCGTCCGCCCCGCCGCCCACGAGTGGGACGAGCGCGAGGAGACGCCGTGGCCGATCATCCAGGAGGCCGCGAAGATCGGCCTCTACGGCTTCGAGTCGCTGCAGCAGTTCGCCGCCGACCCGAGCGGCCTGACGATGCCGATCGTCCAGGAGGAGCTCTTCTGGGGCGACGCCGGCATCGGCATGGCGATCATGGGCACGGGCCTGGCCGCGGCGGCGATCGCCGGCCAGGGCACGTGGGAGCAGGTCATGGAGTGGATCCCGCAGTGCTACGGCACCGAGGACGACGTCAAGGTCGCCGCGTTCTGCGCGAGCGAGCCCAACGCCGGCTCCGACGTCTCCAACATCCGCACGACGGCCAAGTACGACGAGGCCAGCGACACGTGGGTCCTCAACGGCCAGAAGGCCTGGGCGACCAACGGCGGCATCGCCGACGTCCACGTGGTGATCGCCCAGACCGACCGCGAGCTGGGCTCGCGCGGCCACGCGGCGTTCATCGTCCCGATCGCGACCGAGGGCATCGAGCAGGGCGCGAAGGTCAAGAAGCACGGCCTGCGCGCCTCGCACACCGCGGACGTCCACCTCGACGACTGCCGGATCCCGGGCCGCAACCTGCTCGGCGGCAAGGAGAAGCTCGACGAGCGCCTCGCCCGCGTCCGCGAGGGCAAGAAGGGCAAGACGCAGGCCGCGATGCAGACCTTCGAGGCGACGCGCCCGGTCGTCGGCTCCCAGGCGCTCGGCATCGCCCGCGCCGCCTACGAGTACGCGCTCGACTACGCCAAGGAGCGCGAGCAGTTCGGCAAGAAGATCATCGAGAACCAGTCGATCGCCTTCGCGCTGGCCAACATCAAGATGGAGCTCGACGCCGCGCGCCTGCTCGTCTGGCGCGCCTCGTGGATGGCCCGCAACGGCATCCCGTTCGAGAACGCCGAGGGCTCGATGTCCAAGCTGAAGGCCGGCGAGGTCGCGGTCTGGGCGACCGAGCGCGCGATCCAGATCATGGGCGGCAACGGCTACACCCGCGAGTACCCGGTCGAGCGCTGGCACCGCGACTCCAAGATCTACACGATCTTCGAGGGCACCAGCGAGATGCAGCAGCTGGTCATCGCCCGGGCGATCTCGGGCATGCGGATCGCCTAG
- a CDS encoding TetR/AcrR family transcriptional regulator, with protein sequence MTRARAAHLGPELRRPLVLDAALPLFGRDGYEAVSMQAIADAAGVSKPVLYSCYASKEELFDELMAREERKLWHMVEDSVPTPGALGDKEDLLRFGLAALLRAVVEAPDAFRVIYLQRHGENRIERGREHWERRMGEVLAAWTPLPDRETALLGRMLVALAELGFRVQLEEPGQWQPDALAAYLARVVVRGIPKSDN encoded by the coding sequence GTGACGCGCGCACGGGCGGCGCATCTGGGGCCGGAGCTGCGACGGCCGCTCGTCCTGGACGCCGCCCTGCCGCTCTTCGGGCGCGACGGCTACGAGGCTGTCTCCATGCAGGCGATCGCCGACGCGGCGGGTGTCTCGAAGCCCGTGTTGTACTCCTGCTACGCGTCCAAGGAGGAGCTCTTCGACGAGCTCATGGCGCGCGAGGAGCGCAAGTTGTGGCACATGGTCGAGGACTCGGTCCCGACCCCGGGCGCGCTGGGCGACAAGGAGGACCTGCTCCGCTTCGGCCTCGCCGCGCTGCTGCGCGCGGTCGTCGAGGCGCCCGACGCGTTCCGCGTCATCTACCTCCAGCGCCACGGCGAGAACCGCATCGAGCGCGGCCGCGAGCACTGGGAGCGCCGGATGGGCGAGGTGCTCGCGGCCTGGACGCCGCTGCCCGACCGCGAGACCGCGCTGCTCGGCCGCATGTTGGTGGCCTTGGCCGAGCTCGGCTTCCGGGTGCAGCTGGAGGAGCCCGGCCAGTGGCAGCCGGACGCGCTCGCCGCCTATCTCGCGCGCGTGGTCGTGCGCGGGATCCCCAAGAGCGACAACTAG
- a CDS encoding LLM class F420-dependent oxidoreductase, whose product MSSTPFRAGLQIPSFNLPGAEPADLLERLTAIAHTAESSGFDALYVMDHLHQIRGVGPEEHWMLEGPTTLAALAGRTSRIHLGLMVGGITYRNPALLAKITTTIDVLSGGRAILGIGAAWNDSEHLAYGYAFPPLKERFERLEDGLQIFHAMFTEERATVHGTHHSVEQAYNNPKPLRGDIPTLIGGSGEKKTLRMVAQYADASNVFGDVEKIKHLMGVLDAHCADVGRDPFEIARTKLATLLIGDTHEAAEAKADALREHMPADMFDRIVLCGDRDGLAEQIAAHRAAGLTGLIVNMPEVHDLEQVQAAGAILATALS is encoded by the coding sequence ATGTCCTCCACTCCGTTTCGCGCCGGCCTGCAGATCCCGAGCTTCAACCTGCCCGGCGCCGAGCCGGCGGATCTGCTCGAGCGGCTGACCGCGATCGCCCACACGGCGGAGAGCTCCGGCTTCGACGCGCTGTACGTCATGGACCACCTGCACCAGATCCGCGGCGTCGGGCCGGAGGAGCACTGGATGCTCGAAGGCCCGACGACGCTCGCGGCGCTGGCCGGCCGCACCAGCCGCATCCATCTCGGCCTCATGGTCGGCGGCATCACCTACCGCAATCCGGCGCTGCTGGCCAAGATCACCACCACGATCGACGTGCTCTCCGGCGGCCGCGCGATCCTCGGCATCGGCGCGGCCTGGAACGACAGCGAGCACCTCGCCTACGGCTACGCGTTCCCGCCGCTGAAGGAGCGCTTCGAGCGCCTCGAGGACGGCCTGCAGATCTTCCACGCGATGTTCACCGAGGAGCGCGCGACCGTCCACGGCACGCACCACAGCGTCGAGCAGGCCTACAACAACCCGAAGCCGCTGCGCGGGGACATCCCGACCCTGATCGGCGGCTCGGGCGAGAAGAAGACGCTGCGGATGGTCGCCCAGTACGCCGACGCGTCCAACGTCTTCGGCGACGTCGAGAAGATCAAGCACCTGATGGGCGTCCTCGACGCGCACTGCGCCGACGTCGGCCGCGACCCCTTCGAGATCGCGCGCACCAAGCTCGCGACCCTGCTGATCGGCGACACGCACGAGGCCGCCGAGGCCAAGGCCGACGCGCTGCGCGAGCACATGCCGGCCGACATGTTCGACCGCATTGTCCTGTGCGGCGACCGCGACGGCCTGGCCGAGCAGATCGCCGCCCACCGCGCGGCCGGCCTGACCGGGCTCATCGTGAACATGCCCGAGGTCCACGACCTCGAGCAGGTCCAGGCCGCGGGCGCGATCCTGGCGACGGCACTGAGCTAG
- a CDS encoding HIT family protein, with protein MPAADACVFCDIIAGTVPASIVYADEDHVAFLDRRPLFEGHTLLVPRAHVVTLADLPPHHVGPFFTVAQKLSAAVPPAMGAVGSFVAMNNVVSQSVAHLHCHVVPRNFKDGLRGFFWPRTKYVDDAARDAVAAKIAEALDRED; from the coding sequence ATGCCCGCCGCCGACGCCTGCGTCTTCTGCGACATCATCGCCGGCACCGTCCCGGCGTCGATCGTGTACGCCGACGAGGACCACGTCGCGTTCCTGGACCGGCGGCCGCTGTTCGAGGGGCACACGCTGCTCGTCCCGCGGGCGCACGTCGTCACGCTCGCCGACCTTCCGCCGCACCACGTAGGCCCGTTCTTCACGGTGGCCCAGAAGCTCTCGGCCGCCGTCCCGCCGGCCATGGGCGCCGTCGGCAGCTTCGTCGCCATGAACAACGTCGTCAGCCAGTCCGTCGCGCACCTGCACTGCCACGTCGTCCCGCGCAACTTCAAGGACGGGCTGCGCGGCTTCTTCTGGCCGCGCACCAAGTACGTCGACGACGCCGCGCGTGATGCCGTGGCCGCCAAGATCGCCGAGGCGCTGGACCGGGAGGACTAG
- a CDS encoding sigma-70 family RNA polymerase sigma factor has translation MTFDAILTEQTGPLTRRLTRMVGDRETAEDLRQETFARAWRRAPQGAEAPVLRAWLHRTATNLALDELRRRRRREHVPLHAGLVDPGGSADEAARDPRLRDALGQLTAHQRLVLLLRFEAGLSLREVGELLDLNEDAARKRVSRARAVFLEAYAAAGAPDERPTVVLLLGREDPAPYEAWLAGAGARVRTLTGEQAGLDLAGADALVLGGSETDIHPSLYGEPVSPHTLRTDLTRHLRDLAALRHALTTNLPVLGVCSGAQLLNVLGGGTLHQDLPASGFDALDHRDAHDIATGDGTLARRLLGTAPAVVSEHHQAVDRLGGGLRVTSTAPDGLIEALEVPGHPFALGVQWHPERCADGAEGTGRRTAEALVDAALAA, from the coding sequence ATGACGTTCGACGCGATCCTCACCGAGCAGACCGGGCCGCTGACGCGGCGCCTGACCCGCATGGTCGGTGACCGCGAGACCGCGGAGGACCTGCGGCAGGAGACGTTCGCGCGCGCGTGGCGCCGTGCCCCGCAGGGCGCCGAGGCGCCGGTGCTGCGCGCCTGGCTGCACCGCACCGCGACGAACCTGGCGCTCGACGAGCTGCGGCGCCGGCGCCGGCGCGAGCACGTCCCGCTGCACGCCGGGCTCGTGGATCCGGGCGGCTCGGCGGACGAGGCCGCGCGCGACCCGCGGCTGCGCGACGCGCTCGGCCAGCTCACCGCGCACCAGCGATTGGTGTTGCTGCTGCGCTTCGAGGCGGGGCTGTCGCTGCGCGAGGTCGGCGAGCTGCTGGACCTCAACGAGGACGCGGCGCGCAAGCGCGTCTCCCGCGCGCGGGCCGTGTTCCTGGAGGCCTACGCGGCCGCCGGCGCGCCCGACGAGCGGCCGACCGTCGTGCTCCTGCTCGGCCGCGAGGACCCGGCGCCCTACGAGGCGTGGCTGGCGGGCGCGGGCGCGCGCGTCCGGACGCTCACCGGCGAGCAGGCCGGGCTCGACCTGGCCGGCGCCGACGCGCTCGTGCTCGGCGGCAGCGAGACCGACATCCACCCGAGCCTCTACGGCGAGCCGGTCAGCCCGCACACGCTGCGCACCGACCTCACGCGCCACCTGCGCGACCTCGCCGCGCTGCGCCACGCGTTGACCACCAACCTGCCCGTGCTCGGCGTGTGCAGCGGCGCGCAGCTGCTGAACGTCCTGGGCGGCGGCACGCTGCACCAGGACCTGCCGGCGTCCGGCTTCGACGCGCTCGACCATCGGGATGCGCACGACATCGCGACCGGCGACGGGACGCTCGCGCGCCGGCTCCTGGGCACAGCGCCCGCCGTCGTCTCCGAGCACCACCAGGCCGTCGACCGGCTGGGCGGCGGCCTGCGCGTGACGTCGACCGCGCCCGACGGCCTGATCGAGGCGCTCGAGGTCCCCGGCCACCCGTTCGCCCTCGGGGTGCAATGGCATCCGGAGCGCTGCGCGGACGGCGCCGAGGGCACGGGCCGCCGGACGGCCGAGGCGCTGGTCGACGCGGCGCTCGCGGCCTAG
- a CDS encoding glucose 1-dehydrogenase yields the protein MASLSAPDPAPQRVALVVGASRGIGATTARAFAARGVAVVLAARDAAALDAVAAGIEAGGGRALALPTDVTDAAAAATLVERTVAAFGRLDYAFNNATDGTMPAPLAEVPVDGFDRALAANTRGTFLGMRHQIPAMLETAGGGAIVNMASVAGAQAVANLGPYATAKAGIIMLSKVAALDYADRGIRVNVVAPGPILTHHLERAGAEAQRQAAASTPMGRVGQPEEVASAVLWLCSDGAAFITGATLPIDGGQSAGIKPPRMYRPGEPMAAAG from the coding sequence ATGGCGTCCCTCTCCGCTCCGGACCCTGCTCCCCAGCGCGTCGCCCTCGTGGTCGGCGCCAGCCGCGGCATCGGCGCGACCACGGCCCGCGCGTTCGCAGCGCGCGGCGTGGCCGTCGTCCTCGCTGCCCGCGACGCCGCGGCGCTCGACGCGGTGGCCGCGGGGATCGAAGCCGGCGGCGGCCGTGCGCTCGCCCTCCCCACGGACGTGACCGACGCCGCCGCGGCGGCCACGCTCGTCGAGCGCACGGTCGCCGCGTTCGGGCGACTCGACTACGCCTTCAACAACGCGACCGACGGGACCATGCCGGCGCCGCTGGCCGAGGTCCCGGTCGACGGCTTCGATCGCGCGCTCGCGGCCAACACCCGCGGCACGTTCCTCGGCATGCGCCATCAGATCCCGGCGATGCTGGAGACCGCCGGCGGCGGCGCGATCGTCAACATGGCCTCGGTCGCCGGGGCGCAGGCGGTCGCCAACCTCGGCCCGTACGCGACCGCGAAGGCCGGAATCATCATGCTCTCCAAGGTCGCGGCGCTGGACTACGCCGACCGGGGCATCCGCGTCAACGTGGTCGCGCCCGGCCCGATCCTCACCCATCACCTCGAGCGCGCGGGCGCCGAAGCGCAACGCCAGGCGGCGGCCTCGACCCCTATGGGTCGCGTCGGTCAGCCGGAGGAGGTCGCGAGCGCGGTCCTCTGGCTCTGCTCCGACGGCGCCGCCTTCATCACCGGCGCGACGCTGCCGATCGACGGTGGCCAGTCGGCCGGGATCAAGCCTCCGCGGATGTACCGCCCCGGCGAGCCGATGGCCGCGGCCGGCTGA
- a CDS encoding MarR family winged helix-turn-helix transcriptional regulator has product MGAPDQPPLGLDLALTAKATARAFDAALTAAGGSRSTWLVLLMLKTGGARNQREVADAVGIQGATLTHHLNAMESSGLVTRRRDPENRRVHVVELTEDGEVLFRRLRGAAATFDRRLRRGLDDDEATAFAATLARLRANVAEE; this is encoded by the coding sequence ATGGGAGCCCCCGACCAGCCGCCGCTCGGCCTCGACCTCGCGCTGACCGCCAAGGCCACCGCCCGCGCCTTCGACGCCGCGCTCACCGCCGCCGGCGGCTCCCGCTCGACCTGGCTCGTCTTGTTGATGTTGAAGACCGGCGGCGCCCGCAACCAGCGCGAGGTCGCCGACGCCGTCGGCATCCAAGGCGCGACCCTGACCCACCACCTCAACGCCATGGAGTCGAGCGGCCTGGTGACCCGCCGCCGCGACCCGGAGAACCGCCGCGTCCACGTGGTCGAGCTGACCGAGGACGGCGAGGTCCTGTTCCGCCGGCTGCGCGGTGCGGCGGCGACCTTCGACCGGCGCCTCCGGCGCGGGCTGGACGACGACGAGGCCACGGCGTTCGCCGCGACGCTGGCGCGGCTGCGGGCGAACGTGGCGGAGGAGTGA
- a CDS encoding winged helix-turn-helix domain-containing protein, whose translation MHTAQQKQARRASLRPHPVRDQIVDVMRSYGKPISPTQIARVTGGSLGSVAYHVRTLVAAGVIELAGEGRVRGAVEHFYALTADAAGTQLTDPVGALLVLCGALTVPGPEGQYPQPIALDDRAREELSAMIERLRPEVRAIASASTARAA comes from the coding sequence ATGCACACGGCACAGCAGAAGCAGGCACGCCGGGCCTCCCTGCGCCCGCACCCGGTCAGAGACCAGATCGTCGACGTGATGCGCAGCTACGGCAAGCCGATCAGCCCGACGCAGATCGCGCGTGTCACTGGTGGGTCGCTCGGTTCCGTGGCCTACCACGTCCGGACGCTGGTGGCTGCCGGCGTGATCGAGCTCGCCGGCGAAGGGCGGGTGCGGGGTGCCGTCGAGCACTTCTACGCGCTGACCGCGGATGCGGCTGGGACCCAGCTCACCGACCCGGTCGGTGCGCTGCTCGTGTTGTGCGGTGCGCTGACGGTTCCGGGGCCCGAGGGTCAGTATCCGCAGCCGATCGCGCTCGACGACCGCGCTCGCGAGGAGCTCTCGGCGATGATCGAGCGGCTGAGGCCCGAGGTGCGGGCGATCGCGTCGGCGTCGACCGCGCGAGCTGCCTAG
- a CDS encoding DUF2600 family protein — MASHLSDPAPLSGRQLRALAASSARELVWGLRLVKAEHARWCRRAAAISDPAIRGQMLEALRDKRALVDGAALFWTIPDRRQPELLRLLVAFQVLANTHDHASERAAAGIPSGPAGDMGSLVEAVDLHRPPGAYEQAADYDDGGYLATLAGACRAGCRSLAHYESARSVLVREVQRGRTLDFEHEHDGEVRRRALQRIAEREYGDQRDMAWFELTAGASSLLTAIAVLAVAADGLSDPDDVEQTVAAYLPAASISALLDNYVDAEDDARLGQHNHLNYYPSQADAVRRLAELTRRATRSVGALRHGARHQVIVASMVALYLSGDAARARPRDTAALAASAGALTRLLVPVLRTWRTHYGETHV, encoded by the coding sequence ATGGCATCCCATCTCTCCGACCCGGCGCCGTTGTCCGGCCGTCAGCTCCGCGCGCTTGCCGCCAGCAGCGCTCGCGAGCTCGTCTGGGGCCTGCGGCTGGTGAAAGCCGAGCACGCGCGGTGGTGTCGGCGGGCCGCCGCGATCTCGGACCCGGCGATCCGGGGCCAGATGCTCGAGGCGCTGCGCGACAAGCGGGCGTTGGTCGACGGCGCCGCCCTGTTCTGGACAATCCCGGACCGCCGGCAGCCCGAGCTGCTCCGCCTCCTCGTCGCCTTCCAGGTCCTGGCCAACACCCACGATCACGCGAGCGAGCGGGCGGCGGCCGGCATCCCCTCCGGGCCCGCGGGAGACATGGGTTCGCTCGTCGAGGCGGTCGACCTGCACCGACCGCCGGGCGCGTACGAGCAGGCAGCGGACTACGACGACGGCGGCTACCTCGCGACCCTCGCCGGCGCGTGCCGCGCCGGCTGCCGTTCACTGGCGCACTACGAGTCGGCGCGTTCCGTGCTCGTTCGCGAGGTCCAGCGCGGTCGTACGTTGGACTTCGAGCACGAGCACGACGGCGAGGTGCGTCGACGTGCGTTGCAGCGCATTGCCGAGCGCGAGTACGGCGACCAGCGCGACATGGCGTGGTTCGAGCTGACGGCGGGAGCCAGCTCGCTGTTGACGGCGATCGCGGTCCTGGCCGTCGCGGCTGACGGCCTCTCCGACCCGGATGACGTGGAGCAGACCGTCGCCGCGTATCTCCCGGCGGCATCGATCAGCGCGCTCTTGGACAACTACGTGGATGCTGAGGACGATGCTCGCCTGGGTCAACACAACCACCTCAACTACTACCCGAGCCAAGCCGACGCCGTCCGGCGCCTCGCTGAGCTCACGCGGCGCGCGACGCGCTCTGTCGGCGCGCTGCGTCATGGCGCGCGGCACCAGGTCATCGTCGCCTCGATGGTCGCGTTGTACCTCTCCGGAGATGCCGCGCGGGCGCGGCCGCGCGACACCGCCGCGCTCGCCGCCAGCGCAGGAGCGCTGACGCGCCTGCTCGTTCCGGTCCTCCGGACCTGGAGAACGCACTACGGCGAGACGCACGTTTAG
- a CDS encoding ABC transporter permease codes for MGLSAWGLEPVRPGRLRVGAALVIYRRRLRRWRWVQDLLAVLGIAAGVALLYAAQVASSSLSGPVHKLNEGIVGSGQLQVVALGATTIPESTYDKIVSLPGVRRAAPELQVPGDVVGPRGQADVTFFGADPRIVKLRGTLLKGFTSADAAEQETVIVPGAAAARIGLKFGNDVRVELDGRRITVPATVADRGQIGSLADTSIVLVPLAYLQRMAKSGPQVSRILVEAEPDRVAQVREELARLRLGGVDVRHADDETRLFEQAAKPTSQATVLFSVLSALVGWLFAVCALLVTAPDRRRLVIQQQRQGFPPSATLKTLLVEAGAIGVVGVVLGLAAGELLSRHGFRSDVSFLSGAFPIGDTRVVTWQSITIAAMGGLLAAVVGVLFPVRELVVAAIPRRQGSRGGKTSIDGRSVLIAVGFVALAAAITIALVAPSAAVVGLMLLALGLACLLSPILAGAITAIGRLNRRSRSAPAVELALHQLRARRWRTRALAITTTGAIAVFGATSLQGAQVNLQAGLDRVAHDLNAPADLWATAPGAGSSIATSTFAPDAAAKLRALPDVRQVSLYRGGLLDVAGHRAWIVGAPIDAPNLVPASQIQKGDARLTDERVRRGGWATVSRGLADALGLDQGDRFVLPAPHPIDLRVAAITTSLAWSSGTIIVNASEFADAWGSPAVAAYQVHLAWGVRPAAGQRQVIQALGARSALRVETAKQRAARQSAVGRTGLSRLRQITGLTLLAAVLAMSAAMTGLLWQHRPVVAGQKFIGLPTGLLWRSLLVETGVLFGVGVLVGAVVGLFGQILATRGVQAVTGYPVVEKIQLGTAATTVGIVLGVSLLVLIVPGYLVARSVPSPRM; via the coding sequence TTGGGACTGAGCGCGTGGGGCCTGGAACCGGTCAGGCCCGGGCGTCTGCGCGTCGGCGCCGCGCTGGTGATCTACCGGCGGCGGCTGCGTCGGTGGCGGTGGGTCCAGGATCTGCTGGCCGTCCTCGGCATCGCCGCGGGCGTGGCTTTGCTCTACGCCGCTCAGGTCGCGTCCTCGTCGCTGTCGGGACCGGTGCACAAGCTCAACGAGGGCATCGTCGGCAGTGGACAGCTCCAGGTCGTGGCGCTCGGCGCCACAACGATCCCCGAGAGCACCTACGACAAGATCGTCTCGCTCCCCGGGGTGCGGCGGGCGGCTCCGGAGCTCCAGGTGCCCGGCGACGTCGTCGGTCCGCGCGGGCAGGCGGACGTGACGTTCTTCGGTGCCGACCCGCGCATCGTCAAGCTGCGCGGGACGCTGCTGAAGGGCTTCACCAGCGCTGATGCCGCCGAGCAGGAGACCGTCATCGTGCCCGGTGCTGCCGCGGCGCGCATCGGCCTGAAGTTCGGCAACGACGTGCGGGTCGAGCTCGACGGCCGGCGGATCACCGTGCCGGCGACGGTGGCCGATCGCGGTCAGATCGGCAGCCTGGCGGACACGTCGATCGTCCTGGTCCCGCTCGCCTATCTGCAGCGCATGGCGAAGTCTGGGCCGCAGGTCAGCCGCATCCTGGTCGAGGCCGAGCCCGACCGCGTGGCCCAGGTCCGCGAGGAGCTCGCGCGGCTGCGTCTCGGGGGCGTCGACGTACGACACGCGGACGACGAGACGCGCCTGTTCGAGCAGGCGGCCAAGCCGACGAGCCAAGCGACCGTGCTGTTCAGCGTCCTCAGCGCCCTCGTCGGCTGGCTCTTCGCGGTCTGCGCGCTGCTCGTCACCGCGCCGGACCGCCGCCGGCTGGTCATACAACAACAGCGTCAGGGCTTCCCGCCGTCGGCGACGCTCAAGACGTTGCTCGTGGAGGCGGGCGCCATCGGCGTCGTGGGCGTCGTGCTCGGGTTGGCCGCCGGTGAGCTGTTGTCGCGCCACGGGTTCCGGTCCGACGTGAGCTTCCTCTCGGGCGCGTTCCCCATCGGCGACACCCGCGTCGTGACGTGGCAGAGCATCACGATCGCTGCGATGGGCGGCCTCTTGGCGGCCGTCGTCGGCGTCCTGTTCCCGGTCCGCGAGCTGGTCGTGGCCGCCATCCCGAGGCGACAGGGGAGCCGCGGCGGCAAGACGAGCATCGACGGACGGAGCGTCCTGATCGCGGTGGGCTTCGTCGCGCTGGCCGCAGCGATCACGATCGCGTTGGTCGCCCCATCGGCGGCGGTGGTCGGTCTGATGCTCCTCGCGCTGGGGCTCGCGTGCTTGCTGTCGCCGATCCTCGCCGGGGCGATCACCGCGATCGGCCGGCTCAACCGGCGATCGCGTTCGGCTCCCGCGGTCGAGCTCGCCCTGCACCAGCTACGCGCGCGCCGATGGCGAACGCGAGCGCTGGCGATCACGACGACGGGCGCGATCGCCGTCTTCGGCGCGACGTCCCTGCAAGGCGCGCAGGTCAACCTCCAGGCCGGCCTCGACCGCGTCGCGCACGACCTGAACGCTCCCGCCGACCTGTGGGCCACGGCGCCCGGCGCCGGCAGCTCGATCGCGACGTCGACGTTCGCTCCGGACGCCGCGGCCAAGCTCCGTGCGCTGCCCGACGTCCGCCAGGTCAGCCTCTACCGCGGCGGACTGCTCGACGTCGCGGGACATCGCGCATGGATCGTCGGTGCACCGATCGACGCCCCCAACCTGGTCCCGGCCAGCCAGATCCAGAAGGGCGACGCACGGCTGACCGACGAACGGGTCCGTCGCGGCGGATGGGCGACCGTGTCGCGTGGCCTCGCCGACGCCCTCGGGCTCGATCAGGGCGACCGCTTCGTCCTGCCGGCGCCCCACCCCATCGACCTGCGCGTCGCGGCGATCACGACCAGCCTCGCTTGGTCTTCGGGCACGATCATCGTCAACGCGTCGGAGTTCGCCGACGCCTGGGGCAGCCCCGCCGTCGCCGCCTACCAGGTGCATCTCGCGTGGGGCGTCCGGCCCGCGGCCGGACAGCGGCAGGTCATCCAGGCGCTGGGGGCACGCTCGGCCCTGCGCGTCGAGACCGCGAAGCAGCGCGCCGCGCGTCAGAGCGCCGTCGGTCGCACCGGGCTGTCACGCCTCCGGCAGATCACGGGGCTGACGCTGCTCGCGGCCGTGCTGGCGATGAGCGCGGCCATGACCGGCCTGCTCTGGCAGCACCGGCCTGTCGTCGCCGGCCAAAAGTTCATCGGGTTGCCCACGGGCCTGCTGTGGCGGTCGCTGCTCGTGGAGACCGGCGTCCTGTTCGGCGTCGGCGTCCTCGTCGGCGCGGTCGTCGGGCTCTTCGGTCAGATCCTCGCGACGCGCGGCGTCCAGGCGGTCACGGGATATCCGGTCGTCGAGAAGATTCAGCTGGGGACGGCGGCGACGACGGTCGGCATCGTCCTCGGCGTGTCGCTGCTCGTCCTGATCGTCCCTGGATATCTCGTCGCGCGATCCGTGCCGTCGCCGCGCATGTGA
- a CDS encoding ABC transporter ATP-binding protein produces MSATSVLELCDVRKHFSSGGECVRAVDGVSLSVAPGELVALYGPSGSGKSTLLRIVAGVERADAGSVLVDGRDITRLSPKESARYRLHQLGWVQQDADLEEGATVVENAAIKHLVASRRIRDGHRAVTPLLKELGLGHRLDHRADTLSGGERQRVMIAQALSLAPKVLLADEPTGNLHSQLGQEVLELLQAATHERAMATLLVTHDERAAAYADKVYTLQDGVLHDRVTEAGAARWD; encoded by the coding sequence ATGAGCGCCACGTCGGTCTTGGAGCTCTGCGATGTGCGCAAGCACTTCAGCAGCGGCGGGGAGTGCGTCCGGGCGGTCGACGGTGTCTCGCTGAGCGTCGCGCCGGGCGAGCTGGTGGCGCTCTACGGACCGTCGGGCTCGGGCAAGAGCACGCTGCTGCGGATCGTGGCCGGTGTCGAACGCGCCGACGCCGGCAGCGTGCTGGTCGACGGTCGTGACATCACGAGGCTGTCACCGAAGGAGTCTGCGCGTTACCGGTTGCACCAGTTGGGATGGGTGCAGCAGGACGCCGACCTCGAGGAAGGCGCCACGGTGGTGGAGAACGCTGCGATTAAGCACCTCGTGGCCTCGCGCCGCATCCGCGACGGTCACCGCGCGGTCACGCCACTGCTCAAGGAGCTCGGTCTGGGCCATCGCCTCGACCATCGCGCCGACACGTTGTCGGGCGGCGAGCGCCAGCGGGTCATGATCGCGCAGGCGCTCTCGCTGGCGCCGAAGGTGCTCCTCGCCGACGAGCCGACCGGCAACCTGCACAGCCAGCTTGGCCAGGAGGTGCTCGAGCTGCTGCAAGCGGCGACGCACGAGCGCGCGATGGCGACGCTCCTGGTCACCCACGACGAGCGCGCCGCCGCTTACGCCGACAAGGTGTACACCTTGCAGGACGGTGTCCTGCACGACCGGGTCACGGAGGCAGGTGCTGCGCGTTGGGACTGA